A stretch of Macadamia integrifolia cultivar HAES 741 chromosome 7, SCU_Mint_v3, whole genome shotgun sequence DNA encodes these proteins:
- the LOC122084333 gene encoding putative glucose-6-phosphate 1-epimerase, translated as MSSERPSVELCKGIYGLDKVVLREIRGTSAEVYLYGGQVTSWKNDHGEELLFLSSKAVFKPPKAIRGGIPICFPQFGSHGTLEQHGFARNKLWSIDTDPPPFPTNSSSKAFIDLILKSSDEDFKLWPHSYEFRLRVALGPGGDLMLTSRIRNTNTDGKPFTFTFAYHTYFLVSDISEVRVEGLETLDYLDNLRERERFTEQGDAITFEGEVDKVYVSTPTKIAILDHEKKRTFVLRKDGLPDAVVWNPWDRKAKAIPDLGDDDYKHMLCVEAAAVEKPITLKPGEEWRGRQELSAVPSSYCSGQLDPQKVLHGS; from the exons ATGTCGAGCGAAAGGCCTTCTGTTGAGCTCTGCAAAGGCATTTATGGCCTCGACAAGGTCGTTCTTAGAGAGATTCGGGGGACTTCTGCAGAG GTTTATTTGTATGGGGGTCAAGTGACATCTTGGAAGAATGACCATGGGGAGGAATTGCTTTTCCTGAGTAGTAAG GCTGTTTTCAAGCCTCCAAAGGCAATACGTGGTGGTATTCCGATATGCTTTCCTCAG TTCGGAAGTCATGGAACTCTTGAGCAACATGGATTTGCGAGGAACAAGTTATGGAGTATTGACACTGATCCGCCTCCTTTTCCGACAAATAGCTCCAGCAAAGCTTTTATTGATTTGATCCTCAAGTCATCTGATGAGGATTTTAAGCTATGGCCTCATAG CTATGAGTTCCGTCTTAGAGTAGCCTTGGGACCTGGAGGAGATCTGATGTTAACATCCCGCATCAGAAACACCAATACTGATGGAAAACCATTTACATTCACATTTGCGTATCACACATATTTCTTGGTTTCTGATATAAG TGAAGTTCGGGTAGAAGGGTTGGAGACGCTTGATTATCTGGATAACCTGCGAGAGAGGGAGCGATTCACTGAACAAGGAGATGCTATAACTTTTGAAGGAGAA gtgGACAAAGTATATGTCAGTACACCAACAAAAATTGCAATTCTGGACCATGAAAAGAAGAGGACGTTTGTTCTGCGCAAAGACGGCCTTCCAGATGCTG TTGTGTGGAATCCTTGGGATAGGAAGGCAAAGGCCATCCCTGATCTTGGGGATGATGATTACAAGCATATGCTGTGCGTGGAGGCTGCAGCTGTGGAAAAGCCCATCACCCTGAAACCTGGGGAAGAGTGGAGAGGAAGGCAAGAGCTTTCTGCTGTTCCGTCCAGTTATTGCAGCGGGCAATTGGATCCTCAGAAGGTTCTGCATGGCAGTTGA